Proteins from a genomic interval of Amycolatopsis sp. cg13:
- a CDS encoding 8-oxoguanine deaminase, with product MRTVVENAAIATVSGPEYRNGHVVIEDDRIAAVGDGSFTGEADERVDAAGCLVTPGLVNTHHHLYQWATRGLAADHTLFEWLVALYPVWAKLDAEITHAAGSAGMARLALTGCTTVADHHYVFPSDGGDQVAALVAARGRIGLRLHLVRGSMDRGESDGGLPPDSLVETAENALLGTEAAIDRYHDASPGAHLQIAAGPCSPFTVTERLMTESAELARRKGIRLHTHLAETQDEEKQCLAETGLTPAEYADKLGWLASDVWLAHTVHLAPDAIRRFGATATGSAHCPTSNGRLGSGIAPVRDLLDAGAPVGLGVDGAASSESGGLAEELHQALLQARQRGGPTGLTTREALWLGTMGGARCLGREGEMGSVEVGKLADLAVWDLNGLNYAGIDDPVAALVLAAPPPLRKLFVGGKTVVEKGRLKTADESSIAGQLSKASARLRDR from the coding sequence ATGAGGACAGTCGTCGAGAACGCCGCGATCGCGACGGTCAGCGGTCCCGAGTACCGCAACGGGCATGTCGTGATCGAGGACGACCGCATCGCTGCCGTCGGCGACGGATCCTTCACCGGCGAGGCGGACGAACGCGTCGATGCCGCGGGCTGCCTCGTCACGCCGGGCCTCGTGAACACGCACCACCATCTGTACCAATGGGCCACCCGGGGCCTCGCCGCCGACCACACGCTGTTCGAGTGGCTGGTCGCGCTGTACCCGGTGTGGGCCAAGCTGGACGCGGAGATCACGCACGCCGCGGGCTCCGCCGGAATGGCGCGGCTCGCCCTGACCGGCTGCACGACAGTCGCCGACCACCACTACGTCTTCCCGTCCGACGGCGGCGATCAGGTGGCCGCGCTCGTCGCCGCGCGGGGGCGGATCGGCCTGCGGCTGCACCTGGTCCGCGGCTCGATGGACCGCGGCGAATCGGACGGCGGGCTGCCGCCGGACAGCCTGGTCGAGACCGCCGAGAACGCCCTGCTCGGTACGGAAGCGGCGATCGACCGCTACCACGACGCCTCGCCGGGCGCGCACCTGCAGATCGCGGCAGGCCCGTGCTCGCCGTTCACCGTCACCGAGCGATTGATGACCGAGTCGGCCGAACTGGCGCGCCGCAAAGGCATCCGGCTGCACACGCACCTGGCCGAAACCCAGGACGAGGAAAAGCAATGCCTCGCCGAAACCGGCCTCACGCCCGCGGAATACGCGGACAAACTGGGCTGGCTGGCGTCGGACGTCTGGCTCGCCCACACCGTGCACCTCGCGCCGGACGCGATCCGCCGTTTCGGCGCGACTGCTACGGGTTCCGCGCATTGCCCGACGTCGAATGGCCGCCTGGGCAGCGGAATCGCTCCGGTGCGGGACTTGCTCGACGCGGGCGCTCCGGTCGGTTTGGGCGTCGACGGCGCGGCTTCCAGCGAATCCGGCGGCTTGGCGGAGGAGCTGCACCAGGCGTTGCTGCAAGCCCGGCAACGCGGCGGGCCGACCGGGTTGACCACGCGGGAAGCGTTGTGGCTAGGCACAATGGGCGGCGCGCGCTGCCTCGGCCGGGAGGGCGAGATGGGCTCGGTGGAGGTCGGGAAGCTCGCGGATCTGGCGGTGTGGGACTTGAACGGGCTCAACTACGCGGGCATCGACGACCCGGTCGCGGCGCTGGTGCTGGCCGCGCCGCCGCCGCTGCGGAAGCTGTTCGTGGGCGGGAAAACGGTGGTGGAGAAGGGACGGCTCAAGACGGCCGACGAGTCGTCGATCGCTGGCCAGTTGTCGAAGGCGAGTGCTCGGCTGCGGGATCGCTGA
- a CDS encoding TetR/AcrR family transcriptional regulator, which yields MTGTKDRILAAGAELFRQGGYAGTGMKQIVEKAGAPFGSVYHFFPGGKEQLGEEVVRTSGMQYAQLFEVFIAPAPDLITGLETFFAGAVTTLLDTDYVEGCPIATVALEVATTNEPLRKATADVFEAWTKAGTKGFSAFGLPEEHARTLTLALVTSLEGAFVLCRSMRTTEPMAVAGAAVVDVARRLLTELGDDGKRRIGDG from the coding sequence GTGACAGGCACCAAGGACCGCATCCTCGCCGCCGGGGCGGAGTTGTTCCGCCAAGGCGGGTACGCGGGCACCGGCATGAAGCAGATTGTCGAGAAGGCCGGCGCGCCCTTCGGGTCGGTGTACCACTTCTTCCCCGGCGGCAAGGAACAGCTGGGCGAAGAAGTGGTACGCACCTCGGGGATGCAGTACGCGCAACTGTTCGAAGTCTTCATCGCCCCGGCACCGGACCTGATCACCGGCCTCGAAACGTTCTTCGCGGGCGCGGTCACCACACTGCTTGACACCGATTACGTCGAGGGCTGCCCGATCGCGACCGTCGCGCTCGAAGTGGCGACCACGAACGAACCCCTGCGCAAGGCCACCGCGGACGTGTTCGAGGCGTGGACCAAAGCGGGCACCAAGGGCTTCTCCGCTTTCGGCCTTCCAGAGGAGCACGCCCGCACGCTCACGCTCGCCTTGGTGACCAGCCTGGAGGGCGCGTTCGTGTTGTGCCGCTCCATGCGGACGACTGAACCGATGGCGGTCGCGGGCGCGGCGGTGGTCGACGTAGCGCGACGGCTGCTGACCGAACTGGGTGACGACGGGAAACGCCGCATCGGGGACGGCTAA
- a CDS encoding nucleobase:cation symporter-2 family protein: protein MSVTQERPSRHPVDVRPPLPQLILGGIQHVAAMYAGVVAPPLVIGAAVGLSPGQLTLLISAALFTAGLATLLQTLGFWRFGARLPLVNGVTFAAVAPILSIAAQHRDGNALGVVYGATLVGGVFIVLAAPFFSKLTRFFPPVVTGTVITLIGISLLPVAVQWIAAQHKSAKPSGLVLAGITLVAVLLFTRFLTGFWSRIALLLGLVAGTAVAWPMGQVDTSTLKQAPVFGIVTPFHFGTPSFDIAAIVSMLIVMLVIMAESTADLLALGEIVDRPTTSRVLADGLRADGLSTAVGTIFGGFACTAFAQNIGLVSLTRMVSRYVVAASGVVLVLLGVFPMTGGIVALVPQPVLGGAGLVLFGSVAVSGIRTLAKASFEHPINVAIVAASLGVGLIPIVMPDFYSGFPAALQVVLNSGISAGCVTAVVLNLVLRPRLIERSTVKELSSVA, encoded by the coding sequence ATGTCAGTTACACAGGAACGACCTTCTCGGCACCCCGTGGACGTGCGGCCTCCGCTGCCGCAACTGATCCTCGGAGGAATCCAGCACGTAGCGGCCATGTACGCCGGAGTGGTGGCCCCACCGCTCGTCATCGGCGCGGCCGTCGGCCTCTCCCCCGGCCAGCTCACGCTGTTGATCAGCGCGGCGCTGTTCACCGCGGGACTGGCCACCCTGTTGCAGACCCTCGGCTTCTGGCGTTTCGGCGCGAGACTGCCGCTGGTCAACGGCGTCACTTTCGCCGCCGTAGCGCCAATTCTGTCCATCGCGGCACAGCATCGCGACGGCAACGCGTTGGGCGTCGTGTACGGCGCCACGCTCGTCGGCGGCGTGTTCATCGTGCTCGCCGCACCGTTTTTCTCCAAGCTGACGCGGTTTTTCCCGCCGGTGGTGACGGGGACGGTCATCACGCTCATCGGGATTTCCCTGCTGCCGGTCGCCGTGCAGTGGATCGCCGCCCAGCACAAATCGGCCAAGCCCAGCGGGCTCGTGCTGGCCGGGATCACGCTGGTCGCGGTGCTGCTCTTCACCCGGTTCCTGACCGGGTTCTGGAGCCGGATCGCGCTGCTGCTCGGCCTGGTCGCCGGCACCGCCGTCGCGTGGCCGATGGGCCAAGTCGACACCTCGACACTGAAGCAGGCCCCGGTGTTCGGCATCGTGACGCCGTTCCACTTCGGCACTCCGTCGTTCGACATCGCGGCGATCGTCTCGATGCTCATCGTGATGCTGGTGATCATGGCGGAAAGCACCGCCGACCTGCTGGCACTCGGCGAGATCGTGGACCGGCCGACCACCAGCCGCGTACTGGCCGACGGCCTGCGCGCGGACGGGCTTTCCACCGCCGTCGGCACGATCTTCGGCGGGTTCGCCTGCACGGCGTTCGCGCAGAACATCGGGCTCGTGTCGCTCACCCGCATGGTGAGCCGGTACGTGGTCGCGGCCAGCGGCGTGGTGCTCGTGCTGCTGGGTGTGTTCCCGATGACCGGCGGGATCGTCGCGCTGGTGCCGCAGCCGGTGCTCGGCGGGGCCGGGCTGGTGCTGTTCGGGAGCGTCGCGGTGAGCGGCATCCGGACGCTCGCGAAGGCGTCGTTCGAGCATCCGATCAACGTGGCGATCGTCGCCGCGTCGCTCGGCGTCGGGCTGATCCCGATCGTCATGCCGGACTTCTACTCCGGGTTCCCGGCGGCACTGCAGGTCGTGCTCAACTCCGGGATCAGCGCGGGCTGCGTGACCGCGGTGGTGCTCAACCTGGTGCTCCGGCCGCGCTTGATAGAACGCTCTACTGTCAAGGAGCTATCCTCGGTGGCGTGA
- the pucL gene encoding factor-independent urate hydroxylase, whose protein sequence is MGISLGPNQYGKAEVRLVTVRRTGGVHHLRDLTVSSALRGDLSATHLTGDNSAVLATDTQKNTMYAFAKQQDVGEIEDFALRLGRRFVDTQEKITGARISVEEQEWDRITVDGAPHDHSFSSSGGERRTTTVTVHADRAWVVSGVDGLVVLKSTGSEFHGYPQDEYTTLAETDDRILATAVTARWRYEGYTGIDWAKSHREIRQTLLETFATKHSLSLQQTLYAMGEAVLRARPEVAEIRFSLPNKHHFLVDLSPFGLENHNEVFYAADRPYGLIEGTVVRDEAEEPGPAWTDAVL, encoded by the coding sequence ATGGGAATCTCGTTGGGCCCCAACCAGTACGGCAAGGCCGAGGTCCGCCTCGTCACCGTCCGGCGCACCGGCGGCGTGCACCATCTGCGCGACCTCACGGTGTCCTCGGCGCTGCGCGGCGACCTGTCGGCCACGCATCTCACCGGCGACAACTCCGCCGTGCTGGCCACCGACACGCAGAAGAACACGATGTACGCCTTCGCCAAGCAGCAGGACGTCGGCGAGATCGAGGACTTCGCCCTCCGGCTCGGCAGGCGCTTCGTGGACACGCAGGAAAAGATCACCGGCGCGCGGATCTCCGTCGAAGAGCAGGAGTGGGACCGCATCACGGTGGACGGCGCGCCGCACGACCACTCGTTCAGCAGCTCCGGCGGCGAACGCCGCACCACCACCGTCACCGTGCACGCCGACCGCGCCTGGGTCGTGTCCGGAGTGGACGGTCTTGTGGTGCTCAAGTCCACCGGGTCCGAATTCCACGGTTACCCGCAAGACGAATACACCACGCTCGCCGAAACCGACGACCGCATTCTCGCCACCGCCGTCACCGCGCGCTGGCGCTACGAGGGATACACCGGGATCGACTGGGCCAAGAGCCATCGGGAGATCCGGCAGACGCTCCTAGAGACGTTCGCCACCAAGCACAGTCTTTCGCTGCAGCAGACCCTGTACGCGATGGGCGAAGCCGTGCTGCGGGCACGGCCGGAAGTAGCCGAGATCCGGTTCTCTCTGCCCAACAAGCACCATTTCCTCGTCGATCTAAGCCCCTTCGGCCTCGAGAACCACAACGAGGTGTTCTACGCCGCCGACCGCCCGTACGGCCTCATCGAAGGCACGGTGGTCCGCGACGAAGCCGAAGAGCCCGGCCCGGCCTGGACCGACGCCGTGCTCTAG
- the htpG gene encoding molecular chaperone HtpG, with product MAEETGTVETLEFQSEARQLLQLMIHSIYSNKDIFLRELVSNASDALDKLRLETYRDKDLQAETENLHIEILLDAEARTLTVRDNGIGMSRDDVVNLIGTIAKSGTADFLRKLKESKESAGQDLIGQFGVGFYSSFMVADKVTLVTRRAGTDEGVRWESTGEGTYTIESLSDAPQGTSVTLHLKPADDEDHLYDYTSPWKVREIVKRYSDFITWPVQMAKETKEDEESGLETVNSMKALWARSKDEVSDEEYHEFYKHISHDWTDPLETVRMQAEGTFEYQALLFLPSRAPVDLFMRDAKRGVQLYVKRVFIMDDCEALMPNYLRFVKGVVDAADLSLNVSREILQQDRQIRAIRRRLEKKILSTVKTMMTEEAEKYATFWQEFGRAVKEGLIDDPENREQILEISSFDSTHHAEKPTSLRDYVSRMKDGQEHIYYLTGESRTVIENSPHLEAFRAKGYEVLILTDPVDEMWTESASGFDGKTFQSIAKGEVDLGDETSEEKKAEYADLLKWMSATLTDTVKEVRLSSRLTTSPSCIVGDAGDLTPTLEKMYRAMGQELPPVKRVLELNPEHALVTGLRKAFAEHPEDTSLAETAELLHGMALLAEGGELKDPSRFLNLVADRAAKAL from the coding sequence ATGGCTGAGGAAACCGGGACGGTCGAGACGCTGGAGTTCCAGTCCGAGGCGCGCCAGCTGCTGCAGCTGATGATCCACTCGATCTACTCGAACAAGGACATCTTCCTGCGCGAGCTGGTCTCCAACGCCTCCGACGCGCTGGACAAGCTGCGGCTGGAGACGTACCGCGACAAGGATCTGCAGGCCGAGACCGAGAACCTGCACATCGAAATCCTCCTCGACGCCGAGGCGCGCACTCTCACCGTGCGCGACAACGGCATCGGGATGAGCCGCGACGACGTCGTCAACCTGATCGGCACCATCGCGAAATCCGGCACCGCCGACTTCCTGCGCAAGCTGAAGGAGTCGAAGGAATCCGCGGGCCAGGACCTGATCGGGCAGTTCGGCGTCGGCTTCTACTCCAGCTTCATGGTCGCCGACAAGGTCACCCTGGTGACCCGGCGCGCGGGCACCGACGAGGGCGTCCGCTGGGAATCCACCGGCGAGGGCACCTACACGATCGAATCCCTCTCCGACGCGCCGCAGGGCACCTCGGTGACGCTGCACCTCAAGCCCGCGGACGACGAGGACCACCTCTACGACTACACGTCGCCGTGGAAGGTCCGCGAGATCGTCAAGCGCTACTCCGACTTCATCACCTGGCCGGTGCAGATGGCCAAGGAAACGAAGGAAGACGAAGAGAGCGGTCTCGAGACCGTCAACTCGATGAAGGCGCTCTGGGCGCGGTCGAAGGACGAGGTCTCCGACGAGGAGTACCACGAGTTCTACAAGCACATCAGCCACGACTGGACCGACCCGCTCGAGACGGTCCGGATGCAGGCCGAGGGCACCTTCGAGTACCAGGCGCTGCTGTTCCTGCCCTCGCGCGCGCCGGTGGACCTGTTCATGCGGGACGCGAAGCGCGGCGTGCAGCTGTACGTCAAGCGCGTGTTCATCATGGACGACTGCGAAGCGCTGATGCCGAACTACCTGCGCTTCGTGAAGGGGGTCGTCGACGCGGCGGATCTGTCGCTGAACGTGTCGCGCGAGATCCTGCAGCAGGACCGGCAGATCCGCGCGATCCGGCGGCGGCTGGAGAAGAAGATCCTCTCGACGGTCAAGACGATGATGACCGAGGAGGCCGAGAAGTACGCGACGTTCTGGCAGGAGTTCGGCCGCGCGGTCAAGGAAGGCCTGATCGACGACCCGGAGAACCGGGAGCAGATCCTCGAGATCTCGTCGTTCGACTCGACGCACCACGCGGAGAAGCCGACCTCGCTGCGCGACTACGTGTCGCGGATGAAGGACGGCCAGGAGCACATCTACTACCTGACCGGCGAATCGCGCACCGTCATCGAGAACTCGCCGCACCTGGAAGCGTTCCGTGCCAAGGGGTATGAGGTGCTGATCCTCACCGACCCGGTCGACGAGATGTGGACGGAGTCGGCGAGCGGCTTCGACGGCAAGACGTTCCAGTCGATCGCGAAGGGCGAGGTCGACCTCGGCGACGAGACGTCCGAGGAGAAGAAGGCCGAGTACGCGGACCTGCTGAAGTGGATGTCGGCGACGCTGACCGACACCGTCAAGGAGGTCCGGCTGTCCTCGCGGCTGACGACGTCGCCGTCCTGCATCGTCGGCGACGCGGGCGACCTGACGCCGACGCTGGAGAAGATGTACCGCGCGATGGGACAGGAACTGCCGCCGGTGAAGCGGGTTCTGGAGCTGAACCCGGAGCACGCGCTGGTGACCGGCCTGCGCAAGGCGTTCGCCGAGCACCCGGAGGACACCTCGCTGGCGGAGACGGCGGAGCTGCTGCACGGCATGGCGTTGCTCGCCGAGGGCGGCGAACTGAAGGATCCGAGCCGGTTCCTGAACCTGGTGGCGGATCGCGCGGCCAAGGCGTTGTGA
- a CDS encoding helix-turn-helix domain-containing protein, whose amino-acid sequence MELEAEFTSEPFRGEGAPPEHAVRARDAADAAGLDTDFGPLGTLARGTADELFAALPSIARAALEGGATRVTLQLRRTDDSDTVPAVELNSALSRLIADVERELGSKLRDLDRPEKQRAVRLLRERGAFNLRKSVSAVAEELGVTRFTVYNYLNREAD is encoded by the coding sequence GTGGAGTTGGAAGCCGAGTTCACCAGCGAGCCGTTCCGCGGCGAGGGCGCACCGCCGGAGCACGCCGTCCGCGCTCGCGACGCCGCCGACGCGGCCGGGCTCGACACCGACTTCGGCCCGCTCGGCACCCTGGCCCGCGGGACCGCCGACGAGCTGTTCGCCGCCCTGCCGTCGATCGCCCGCGCCGCCCTCGAAGGCGGGGCCACCCGGGTGACGCTGCAACTGCGCCGGACCGACGATTCCGACACCGTTCCCGCGGTCGAACTCAACAGCGCACTGTCGCGATTGATCGCCGACGTGGAACGCGAACTCGGCTCGAAACTCCGCGATCTCGACCGCCCGGAAAAGCAGCGCGCGGTGCGCCTGCTGCGCGAGCGAGGGGCCTTCAACCTGCGGAAATCGGTTTCGGCGGTCGCGGAGGAACTGGGCGTCACGCGGTTCACGGTCTACAACTACCTCAACCGGGAAGCCGACTGA
- the tatB gene encoding Sec-independent protein translocase protein TatB — MFGLSIDHIVILLLAGLFILGPERLPEAARWVAQTVKRARGFAAGTKAQLESELGPEYQELRKPLQELQSLRIGNPRAAVTRYLLDDTPPAASPAPPPAPVAVPLRANERPPVDPDAT; from the coding sequence GTGTTCGGTCTCAGCATCGACCACATCGTGATTCTGCTGCTCGCCGGGTTGTTCATCCTCGGCCCGGAACGGCTGCCCGAGGCCGCGCGCTGGGTCGCGCAGACCGTGAAACGGGCCCGCGGGTTCGCCGCGGGCACCAAGGCCCAGCTGGAATCGGAGCTCGGCCCGGAGTACCAGGAACTGCGGAAACCGTTGCAGGAACTGCAGTCCCTGCGGATCGGCAATCCCCGCGCCGCCGTCACGAGGTATTTGCTCGACGACACTCCCCCGGCCGCCAGCCCGGCGCCCCCGCCCGCTCCGGTGGCGGTTCCGTTGCGGGCGAACGAGCGGCCGCCGGTCGATCCCGACGCCACCTGA
- the uraD gene encoding 2-oxo-4-hydroxy-4-carboxy-5-ureidoimidazoline decarboxylase, whose translation MPLALAEFNSASAAELRPTLTACLAVPRWVDTVLEGRPYADFAALSKSADSATPLRRNEIRDAIAAHPRIGERPTSKGSDADWSRSEQSGVDNADEFAAANAEYEERFGHVFLVCASGRSGEELLANLRSRLGNDPDTELDVAGAELAKIAQLRLAKAVTA comes from the coding sequence TTGCCGCTCGCTCTCGCCGAGTTCAACTCCGCATCCGCTGCCGAACTCCGGCCGACGCTCACTGCCTGCCTGGCTGTGCCGCGCTGGGTCGACACGGTGCTCGAAGGCCGCCCGTACGCCGACTTCGCCGCGCTGAGCAAGAGCGCGGACAGCGCGACTCCGTTGCGGCGCAACGAGATCCGCGACGCGATCGCCGCGCACCCGAGGATCGGGGAACGGCCGACCAGCAAGGGCAGTGACGCCGACTGGTCCCGTTCGGAGCAGTCCGGAGTGGACAATGCGGACGAATTCGCCGCCGCCAACGCCGAATACGAAGAACGTTTCGGGCACGTTTTCCTGGTGTGCGCCAGCGGCCGCAGCGGCGAGGAACTGCTCGCGAACCTGCGCTCCCGGCTCGGCAACGACCCGGACACCGAACTCGACGTCGCCGGCGCGGAGCTGGCCAAGATCGCGCAACTGCGCCTGGCGAAAGCGGTAACAGCATGA
- a CDS encoding DUF998 domain-containing protein: MATELTPVRVLAPAPAPSAKGTKRALGAAVAAVLAAAAFLLVLHVDRYWGPIDPVSAMLSDYAWTPGWWMWAAAMLLTSAGSVVVALVLRRRRILYGPLTVVAMVAWCAGLAAVALFTKDPQGNAVSWVGKVHLGATGISCVSLPLAGWLLGWAHRNSPQWRRYARWSRILALTAVPFFLPFLIPFAANVAFGQHLPTVATGLVERVMAVLELVELLVLAGWAWRAAE; the protein is encoded by the coding sequence GTGGCGACAGAACTGACCCCGGTGCGGGTCCTGGCGCCGGCGCCAGCCCCGTCGGCGAAAGGAACGAAACGCGCGCTCGGCGCGGCGGTGGCCGCGGTGCTCGCCGCGGCCGCGTTCCTCCTGGTGCTGCACGTCGACCGCTACTGGGGGCCGATCGACCCGGTCAGCGCGATGCTCAGCGACTACGCCTGGACTCCCGGCTGGTGGATGTGGGCGGCGGCGATGCTGCTGACGTCGGCCGGTTCGGTGGTGGTGGCGCTGGTCCTGCGCCGCCGGAGGATCCTGTACGGGCCGCTGACGGTCGTAGCGATGGTCGCCTGGTGCGCCGGGCTCGCGGCGGTGGCGCTGTTCACGAAGGACCCGCAAGGAAATGCGGTGTCGTGGGTCGGCAAAGTGCATCTGGGCGCGACCGGGATCAGTTGTGTGAGTTTGCCGTTAGCCGGCTGGCTGCTCGGCTGGGCGCATCGGAATTCTCCGCAATGGCGACGTTACGCGCGCTGGTCGCGCATTCTGGCGTTGACCGCGGTGCCGTTCTTTCTGCCGTTTCTCATTCCGTTCGCGGCTAATGTCGCGTTCGGGCAGCATCTGCCGACCGTCGCGACCGGGCTCGTGGAACGCGTGATGGCGGTGCTGGAACTGGTCGAACTGCTCGTGCTGGCCGGATGGGCGTGGCGCGCGGCGGAATGA
- a CDS encoding FtsW/RodA/SpoVE family cell cycle protein yields MPAARGTELRLLLLAVAIVWFAFLLVDANALGQITFSIVGYGASFTAVAAVAHLAVRRWAPYADPLILPCTVLLNGLGLVVIHRIDLGLAEQAVQRGKAYSAVAGQQVLWTVVALVLFLAVLGFVRDHRMLTRYGYLAGLAGIVAVLLPALLPASLSEAGGAKVWIRIGPLSLQPGEFAKLLLIVFAATTLVAKRELFRVAGRKVLGVELPRARDLGPIILAALGCVAVLAFEKELGASLLFFGIVLVMIYLATERVIWVYAGLTVFAGGCVLAYFLFNHVRQRVANWMDPLATYDQAGGGYQVAQGLFGLGTGGMGGTGLGAGRPDIVPEANTDFITASIGEELGFLGLAAVLMLYLLIALRGMRHALAVRDSFGKLLGGGLAFTVVMQIFVVVGGVTKLIPETGITAPFLSKGGSSLLANYILVALLLRISDAARKPSATDPVQAVRAPLAEAGTVLVRRPQ; encoded by the coding sequence ATGCCTGCCGCGCGCGGTACGGAATTGCGGCTGCTCCTGCTCGCGGTGGCGATCGTCTGGTTCGCTTTCCTCCTCGTGGACGCGAACGCCTTGGGGCAGATCACCTTCTCGATCGTCGGCTACGGCGCGTCGTTCACCGCGGTCGCCGCGGTGGCGCACCTCGCGGTCCGGCGCTGGGCCCCGTACGCGGACCCGCTGATCCTGCCGTGCACCGTGCTGCTGAACGGGCTTGGCCTGGTGGTGATCCACCGGATCGACCTCGGGCTCGCCGAACAGGCGGTGCAGCGCGGCAAGGCGTACTCGGCCGTCGCCGGGCAGCAGGTGCTGTGGACGGTCGTGGCGCTGGTGTTGTTCCTGGCCGTGCTCGGGTTCGTGCGCGATCACCGGATGCTGACCCGGTACGGCTATCTCGCCGGGCTGGCCGGGATCGTCGCGGTCCTGCTGCCCGCGCTGCTGCCGGCGTCGCTGTCGGAAGCGGGCGGCGCGAAGGTCTGGATCAGGATCGGCCCGCTGTCGCTCCAGCCGGGCGAATTCGCGAAGCTGCTGCTGATCGTCTTCGCCGCGACCACCCTGGTGGCGAAACGGGAGCTGTTCCGCGTGGCCGGGCGGAAGGTGCTCGGCGTCGAACTGCCGCGGGCGCGCGACCTCGGGCCGATCATCCTCGCCGCGCTCGGCTGCGTGGCGGTGCTGGCGTTCGAGAAGGAACTAGGCGCCTCGCTGCTGTTCTTCGGGATCGTGCTGGTGATGATCTACCTCGCGACCGAGCGGGTGATCTGGGTCTACGCCGGGCTGACGGTGTTCGCCGGCGGGTGCGTGCTGGCGTACTTCCTGTTCAACCACGTGCGGCAGCGGGTCGCGAACTGGATGGACCCGCTCGCGACCTACGACCAGGCCGGCGGCGGGTACCAGGTCGCGCAAGGGCTGTTCGGCCTCGGCACCGGCGGCATGGGCGGAACCGGCCTCGGCGCGGGCAGGCCGGACATCGTGCCGGAAGCGAACACCGACTTCATCACCGCCAGCATCGGCGAGGAGCTCGGCTTCCTCGGGTTGGCCGCGGTGCTGATGCTGTACCTGCTGATCGCCCTGCGCGGAATGCGGCACGCGCTGGCCGTCCGCGACAGCTTCGGCAAACTCCTCGGCGGCGGACTCGCGTTCACCGTGGTGATGCAGATCTTCGTGGTCGTGGGCGGGGTGACGAAGCTGATCCCGGAAACGGGCATCACCGCGCCGTTCCTGTCGAAGGGCGGCTCGTCGCTGCTCGCGAACTACATCCTGGTCGCTTTGCTGCTGCGGATCTCGGACGCGGCGCGCAAGCCGAGCGCGACCGATCCGGTGCAGGCAGTGCGGGCCCCACTGGCGGAGGCGGGAACAGTGCTGGTCAGACGGCCGCAGTGA
- a CDS encoding ricin-type beta-trefoil lectin domain protein: MSSRGMLRLAGAGAAAAMLTAALSGTASAGEQSGTAIANFFIHRAGTSACLDSNTKGDVYTLTCNEGRNQAWTNYAPGKFRNLETNACLAASRTAVFTTTCSSNTTDWTTSSTTNKYFKNVQTGLCLNNSGGSPEAVGVRICHAPTALWTVERA, translated from the coding sequence ATGTCATCGAGGGGAATGCTGCGGCTCGCCGGAGCCGGCGCGGCCGCGGCAATGCTGACTGCCGCCTTGTCCGGAACCGCCTCCGCGGGGGAACAATCCGGCACCGCCATCGCGAACTTCTTCATCCATCGCGCGGGAACCAGCGCCTGCCTGGACAGCAACACCAAGGGCGATGTCTACACGCTCACGTGCAACGAGGGGCGGAACCAGGCGTGGACGAACTACGCCCCGGGCAAGTTCCGGAACCTGGAGACCAACGCCTGCCTCGCCGCGAGCAGAACTGCCGTGTTCACCACGACCTGCTCGTCCAACACCACTGACTGGACGACCTCGTCCACGACGAACAAGTACTTCAAGAACGTGCAGACCGGGCTCTGCCTGAACAACAGCGGGGGCAGCCCCGAAGCCGTCGGGGTGCGGATCTGCCACGCGCCGACCGCACTGTGGACCGTGGAACGAGCCTGA
- the uraH gene encoding hydroxyisourate hydrolase has protein sequence MSLVTTHVLDTATGKPAAGIAVRFERQDGSLIAEGATDDDGRIRDLGPDTLDPGVYRLIFDTGSYLGPEAFFPDVTIAFRIVDGTSHHHVPVLLSPFAYSTYRGS, from the coding sequence ATGAGCCTCGTGACTACCCACGTCCTCGACACCGCGACCGGCAAGCCCGCCGCCGGGATCGCCGTGCGCTTCGAGCGCCAGGACGGCTCGCTGATCGCCGAAGGCGCGACCGACGACGACGGCCGCATCCGCGACCTCGGCCCGGACACGCTCGACCCCGGGGTGTACCGGCTGATCTTCGACACCGGGAGCTACCTCGGCCCGGAGGCGTTCTTCCCCGACGTCACGATCGCTTTCCGGATCGTCGACGGCACGTCGCACCACCACGTGCCGGTGTTGCTGAGCCCGTTCGCCTATTCCACCTATCGCGGGAGCTGA